One segment of Toxoplasma gondii ME49 chromosome VI, whole genome shotgun sequence DNA contains the following:
- a CDS encoding 3'5'-cyclic nucleotide phosphodiesterase domain-containing protein (encoded by transcript TGME49_241880~Predicted trans-membrane domain (TMHMM2.0):354-374:388-411:455-478:506-529:535-555:559-582:646-664), with translation MGRLRSAATRMATRAGRRNEADGALEEGNDLEGRPGAGEASTPHNRFGLVGLSEPRDDLRRPLDAEPFVPKHSAGEFPGSCKFQGRSARLSLNSTVLGEDCPMRLRTDGASPDMKVEEGESGTGVPLPAVSRLCTSPRVLWGLNSGLSLLAGSVLQGAGTEKASRNLSTKVSFEATRKDSRRDSMRLAFSKQGANGEAGRLQSVAVREEPERLVSTKVRDVCTRSSPHESSSSRRAVTIRVDGSVVDSVELGCRTWNGCETPTERGVKERKKERKKEREMEEKEEEEMLDTDTPPHLRGRGTLEALYLKWSKHSVYKFFSEEDRKYFDMATTGIPCYFSSKNLERSYALYRCPALSGYLLLFHTAWIICTWTIYCLCVLTRPAVTSSRRMVAPFVVSWMISALSIFVVFLWRQTGGVAVERFNRKEKELRKAEEGAVPMYEAYHWRPCFTEDFGTASIGLATITPVALAAAVAVWIGLDPYIINDYGESSSRLAPPLLDTSFGLAGFVASQGYIAFSVLFLTVSVICSGIRLRKMLYVAVGNMISVLTALISFAFAYKDYTLFLSTIFYTFTVIPVSLYHAMKGERLRRFLFFQRERARYGQDIGAEATGASGSATLVEELILLINEAGLKIRHARKKMKYKKCTDLIESEGMLIRCLMILTAGDDLFALRMDGEGHGDESLRENLMDIIGARSRGEGVASRGLVSTGQLTLSASASSDDDDDIPDLCTKSSADLGAQEMTSFHVVCPEDLWAIVDIRDLPPDASHGTDGRDGSKRKSLCEANILFSHLPQFPPARLHAMLSKKVSIEWNLSMIDVDQQCKGWCLYCVGSDLIFCKVQGFECEKSFVQNFMKVAQMCYQPTIYHNHLHGAQVAHNTVWLARKLELASSLTAPELVALIVAALCHDIGHQGKNNAFYVASRSPLGIIYNDIAVLENFHACLTFKILARPECNIFTHLPPEDFQIVRNRMIDLILATDMKMHFEMVSKFRLRRNSPDFCRTNDDDVWMLLRMCIKGGDLSHGLLSWDSHVSWSYRAASEFYEQGDLELAQGRTITPMFDRRKHADFPKGQEGFLRFIIIPLYEEIAAVDTTDVVQTCCLQNAVANSERWRQLQSSPEEFEAIDAKHQAIICVLKDRLEWRVQKNIAPTQRLLRASCAENQVRGSGVFFPTPECSGGSGAPRASAPAEKRRESASASRDRDPGAADWKEETGNTAQALRERPPTEVAPQVDGEETCVSDGVHERNRQDEGGGSEEGRRKAAGGETEKQGDDRKDLLHFESRLTH, from the exons ATGGGGCGTCTGCGGTCTGCGGCGACGCGCATGGCGACGCGCGCGGGCAGGCGGAATGAGGCCGACGGCGCTCTTGAGGAAGGGAACGACTTGGAAGGTCGGCCGGGCGCTGGCGAGGCCTCCACGCCTCACAACCGCTTCGGACTCGTTGGCCTCTCGGAGCCGCGCGACGACCTGCGGCGACCCCTGGACGCAGAGCCTTTTGTGCCAAAGCACAGTGCCGGGGAGTTTCCAGGCTCCTGCAAGTTCCAGGGACGCTCTGCGCGGCTCTCGCTCAACTCGACAGTCTTGGGCGAGGACTGTCCTATGCGTCTCCGGACTGACGGTGCGAGTCCAGACATGAaggtcgaggaaggcgagagcgggACAGGCGTTCCGCTGCCGGCGGTCTCGCGCCTGTGCACATCGCCGCGTGTGTTGTGGGGACTGAACTCTGGGCTCTCGCTCCTTGCAGGCTCCGTCCTACAGGGCGCAGGGACTGAGAAGGCCAGCAGGAATCTGAGCACCAAGGTGAGCTTCGAAGCGACCCGGAAGGACTCGAGGCGCGACTCGATGCGGCTGGCCTTCTCGAAGCAGGGGGCGAACGGCGAGGCGGGGAGACTTCAGTCTGTGGCTGTGAGGGAGGAGCCGGAGCGCCTCGTTTCGACCAAGGTTCGAGATGTATGCACTCGCAGTTCTCCCCACGAGAGCAGCAGCTCACGGCGCGCAGTGACGATACGCGTCGATGGCTCTGTCGTCGACAGCGTTGAGCTCGGCTGTCGAACCTGGAATGGGTGCGAGACcccgacggagagaggagtcaaggagaggaagaaggagcgaaagaaggagagggaaatggaggagaaagaggaagaagagatgctGGACACAGACACCCCACCGCATTTGCGGGGCCGAGGCACTCTGGAGGCTTTGTATTTGAAGTGGAGCAAGCACTCGGTGTACAAATTCTTTTCTGAGGAAGACCGCAAGTACTTTGACATGGCCACCACGGGGATTCCTTGCTACTTCTCGTCGAAAAACCTCGAGCGCTCCTACGCGCTGTACAGATGCCCCGCACTCTCAGGGTaccttctgctcttccacACTGCCTGGATCATCTGCACATGGACGATTTactgtctctgtgtgctgACGCGGCCTGCGGTCACGAGCAGTAGGCGCATGGTTGCccccttcgtcgtctcttgGATGATTTCCGCGCTCAGCattttcgtcgttttcctctggaGACAAACTGGAGGAGTCGCCGTCGAGCGGTTCAaccgaaaagagaaggaacttCGAAAGGCCGAGGAAGGCGCCGTCCCCATGTACGAGGCGTACCACTGGCGCCCGTGCTTCACTGAAGACTTTGGGACTGCGTCGATTGGTCTG GCAACGATCACTCCCGTCGCGCTGGCAgctgctgtcgctgtctgGATTGGACTCGACCCGTACATCATCAACGACTACGGCGAGTCAAGTTCTCGTCTTGCTCCGCCGCTGCTCGATACTTCCTTCGGCCTCGCaggcttcgtcgcctcccaGGGATACATCGCCTTCTCggttctcttcctcacggTCTCCGTGATTTGCTCGGGCATTCG GCTCCGCAAGATGCTCTACGTCGCGGTAGGCAACATGATCTCCGTCCTCACTGCCCTTATCTCCTTTGCTTTCGCCTACAAGGACTACACACT gTTTCTCTCGACGATCTTTTACACGTTCACTGTAATTCCGGTGTCGCTCTACCACGCTATGAAGGGAGagcgtctgcgtcgtttccttttcttccaaCGCGAA cGGGCGCGGTATGGACAAGACATCGGTGCGGAGGCCACTGGCGCGTCCGGTTCAGCGACTCTGGTCGAGGAGCTGATCTTGTTAATCAACGAA GCTGGACTGAAGATTCGGCATGCGCGGAAGAAAATGAAGTACAAGAAATGCACCGACCTCATCGAGTCTGAGGGCATGCTTATCAG gTGTTTGATGATTCTGACTGCTGGAGACGATCTGTTCGCCCTGCGAATGGATGGT GAGGGGCATGGCGACGAGAGTCTTCGCGAGAATTTGATGGACATCATAGGCGCGCGGTCTCGTGGCGAAGGCGTCGCTTCTCGAGGACTTGTCAGCACTGGTCAACTTACTCTCTCggcctcggcttcttccgaCGACGATGACGACATCCCAGACCTTTGCACAAAGTCCTCCG CAGACCTGGGAGCACAGGAAATGACGAGTTTCCACGTTGTATGCCCCGAGGATCTCTGGGCAATCGTCGACATTCGAGACCTGCCGCCTGACGCCAGCCATGGGACTGACGGCCGAGACGGATCCAAGAGGAAGTCGCTCTGCGAAGCGAACATCCTTTTTTCGCATCTTCCTCAGTTTCCGCCTGCACGATTG caTGCCATGCTGTCGAAGAAAGTCAGCATCGAGTGGAACTTAAGCATGATCGAC GTGGACCAGCAGTGCAAAGGCTGGTGTCTCTACTGTGTAGGAAGCGATTTGATTTTCTGCAAAGTTCAGGGATTCGAGTGTGAGAAGTCCTTCGTCCAGAATTTCAT GAAGGTTGCGCAAATGTGCTACCAACCAACCATCTACCACAACCATCTCCACGGCGCACAGGTTGCGCACAACACAGTCTGGCTCGCGAGAAAGCTGGAACTCGCCAGCAG CCTCACGGCACCCGAACTCGTCGCTCTGATCGTCGCTGCGCTCTGTCATGACATTGGCCACCAAGGAAAGAACAACGCGTTCTACGTAGCGAGTAGATCTCCCCTT GGCATTATCTACAATGACATTGCTGTCCTGGAAAACTTCCATGCATGTCTCACCTTCAAGATTCTCGCCAG GCCGGAGTGTAATATCTTCACGCATCTGCCGCCGGAA GACTTCCAGATCGTACGGAATCGCATGATCGACCTCATTCTCGCCACGGACATGAAGATGCACTTCGAGATGGTTTCAAAGTTCCGTCTCCGTCGAAATTCTCCAGACTTCTGCAGGACCAACGACGACGATGTTTG GATGCTGTTGAGAATGTGCATCAAAGGAGGAGACCTCAGCCATGGTTTGCTCTCCTGGGACAGTCACGTGAGCTGGTCGTACCGCGCAGCTTCGGAGTTCTACGAACAAGGCGACCTTGAACTAGCGCAAG GACGCACAATCACGCCGATGTTTGACCGGAGGAAGCATGCAGACTTTCCCAAGGGTCAAGAaggttttcttcgcttcatCATCATTCCGCTTTACGAAGAAATCGCGGCCGTCGACACAACTGACGTGGTTCA AACCTGTTGTCTCCAGAACGCGGTGGCGAACAGCGAGCGCTGGCGGCAACTGCAGTCGTCGCCGGAGGAGTTTGAGGCGATCGACGCGAAGCACCAGGCAATCATTTGCGTGTTGAAAGATCGTCTCGAGTGGCGCGTTCAAAAGAACATTGCGCCGACTCAGCGTCTCCTGCGAGCATCCTGTGCAGAGAACCAAGTGCGAGGCTCGGGGGTCTTCTTCCCCACACCCGAGTGTTCCGGTGGGTCAGGCGCCCCCCGTGCCTCCGCGCCTGccgagaagcggcgagagagcgcCTCGGCGTCCCGCGACCGCGATCCGGGGGCTGCAGActggaaggaggagacagggaacaCCGCGCAAGCcttgagagagagacctcCCACAGAGGTCGCGCCCCAAGttgacggagaggagacatgtGTCTCCGACGGTGTgcacgagaggaacagacaagacgagggaggcggaagcgaagagggcCGCAGGAAGGCCGCCGGCGGCGAAACCGAGAAGCAGGGAGATGACAGGAAGGACCTTCTCCATTTCGAATCGCGACTGACGCATTAA
- a CDS encoding tRNA ligase class I (E and Q), catalytic domain-containing protein (encoded by transcript TGME49_241870~Signal peptide predicted by SignalP 2.0 HMM (probability 0.922) with cleavage site probability 0.404 at residue 22): protein MKTSLLLAFLLSFLLAFPTLVPQIGGRTHSAGEARSGTSQSFFLSDAAPVPSRRFSFSSLPLEASVLRSPQRAASLSETLSESLLSSLFSSLARLSPVPRLHLPSLCGETTPCPPAFLGSSVPPVAFRGSSSLLPVIKLEKASLSRAQRREAFGFLHPLSPRFLSPSLAHSPCPWRFASFALPSSSAASRAAPPQTQSRNVAEFREFEEGRLVASPHGGGETGKVNEETVVTRFAPSPTGPLHVGGARVALFSFLLAKQKRSEEERNTRGSSAAHAAASATALAPSDEKREILPSSSPASFSTSLSSYSSSPSPCPASSSFVPSLPLRSRSSFLLRIEDTDERRNANAASFASALLADLRWLGISWDEGPDVGGPAGPYRQSLRSAFYANIGKQLVAADCLYPCFCTKDELLRRRQEAVAAGERPRYDGSCRSLSAAQQARRLTEARERNAPFTLRFKVPENLEFVEVYDALRGRVQFPVKNALSDFLCFRRVLYKQSEHRCKRSASENPPRGFASTSPSCPLPSHHSFPHLPASLVCSPSSSSSSSSSSSASSSPLSSSSSSSPRMWIEDSVELEAPVYNFCVALDDWAMGVTHVVRGCDHLINTASQVLLLRALNARVPVYAHSGLLCSPDGAKISKRSMRQLDGASPGRLEKRESGDPRREREVEAGKEERKGDNGWMTIRAHPIGALFDLRLTHRETDKPNRAAHAKRTCGTAAGEEQEQEDQEQEEEQEEEQKEEEERDRGECRVDEAFEEIGGEQEADEQAGGDSEAQQFSPYTIAGLRRRGFLPEAVLLFLSGAHDRATRLSEVLKSFSINGVGASNLVYDETLLQHLHFKLIRQAIEERDNCLLSRHLASLLRMGLAEKKLSARQGMPADNFEAGQRREDADAQESDACALSQSVAEGVAVDHKRGEEPLKKETEGDDETLATLRTKPGQDAEDKETKARESREGRGEERREGSGEDAEGEQRGEEREEEADNEGREAPRTRSCREREAGREEEVAQLLSDLFGESFEESPIAILKHRRRSPCSVRQRALRDFFLLTACLLLPHHMNPRELVSAVARLMRTALLTYFPPIEGEEAEHRDERSAPERKQKREERCSERERGQRRAVPPKVLDNLDALKRLSRYLLSPDAEHASPSLARSEILQVVQDMTDLEFSYGRLSPSSSLSPSSDAPVAAKGDGSPSASSPSFSSRPPRVTVQPRVETGIIASETVEREPFVVYGRNADETRAQEKGTSEERQVLAQKLFDRWIAKSAEACNMSRKLFLYLLRFALTGGEEGPPLRQLLLLLSLAEKAGLRSKPSASRPARLSPHQRLSPCGERDKPGAEEAIQPSLETAQGKGEDDAEEDLQVKEQGQRVKEEARVERLTVAYDEKSKDLRRPWLSESSFSLPLSFDTLMDRLHALKNFVERLNNMTV, encoded by the exons ATGAAGACGagccttctcctcgcgtttctcctctcgtttctcctcgcgtttccgACTTTGGTTCCTCAGATCGGCGGTCGAACGCATTCGGCGGGAGAAGCGCGTTCTGGAACTTCTcagtcgttttttctgtcggaCGCTGCGCCAGTTCCGTCTCGCCgattctctttctcgagtcTCCCTCTTGAAGCGAGCGTTCTCCGGTCGCCTCAGCGGGCCGCGTCCTTATCTGAGACGCTCTCCGAATCCTTGCTCTCcagcctcttctcttctcttgctcgcTTGTCGCCTGTCCCTCGACTCCACTTGCCATCTCTTTGCGGGGAAACAACTCCTTGCCCGCCTGCCTTTCTTGGCTCCTCGGTACCTCCAGTCGCGTTCCGcggatcttcttctttgctccCTGTGATCAAGCTGGAAAAAGCCTCTCTGAGTCgagcgcagagacgcgaagcgtTTGGTTTCCTTcaccctctttctcctcgttttctgtctccctcgcttgCTCACTCTCCATGTCCGTGGCGgttcgcttccttcgctctcccttcctcttcggctgcttctcgcgctgcGCCTCCGCAGACCCAGTCTCGGAATGTTGCGGAGTTTCGCGAGTTCGAAGAGGGCAGACTCGTTGCCTCCCCACAcggtggaggagagacagggaaagtcaacgaggagacagtcgtCACGAGGTTCGCCCCGAGTCCCACTGGTCCGTTGCATGTTGGCGGTgctcgcgtcgctctcttcagtttccttcttgcgaaacagaaacggagcgaagaggagaggaataCACGAGGCAGTTctgccgcgcatgcagccgcttCGGCAACGGCGTTGGCTCCTTccgacgagaaacgcgagatacttccctcctcttcgccaGCATCATTTtcgacttctctttcttcctattcttcttcaccttctccttgtcctgcgtcttcttcttttgttccttcccttcctttgcgttcgcgctcttcgtttctgcttcgcatTGAAGACacggacgagagaagaaatgcaaACGCAGCCTCGTTCGCCTCTGCGCTGCTGGCAGACCTTCG GTGGCTCGGCATCTCCTGGGACGAAGGTCCCGACGTCGGCGGCCCGGCTGGTCCCTATCGCCAGTCTCTTCGCAGCGCCTTCTACGC GAATATTGGCAAGCAGCTGGTGGCTGCGGACTGTCTCTATCCCTGCTTCTGCACGAAAGACGAgctgcttcgtcgccgtcAAGAG GCAGTCGCAGCCGGCGAGAGGCCGCGCTACGACGGGAgttgtcgctctctgtctgccgCCCAGCAGGCTCGTCGACTTACcgaggcgcgcgagagaaacgctcCGTTCACACTTCGCTTCAA AGTTCCAGAAAATCTGGAGTTTGTCGAAGTCTACGATGCTTTGAGAGGCCGAGTACAGTTTCCAGTAAAAAACGCATTAAGTgactttctctgcttccgtcGCGTCCTCTACAAGCAGAGTGAACACCGCTGCAAACGCTCCGCTTCAGAAAATCCACCTCGAGGTTTCGCTTCTACCTCACCGTCGTGCCCTCTCCCCTCGCATCATTCCTTCCCTCATttgcctgcttctctcgtctgttctccctcttcctcttcttcttcctcttcttcttcctctgcttcttcttctcctctctcttcttcttcgtcctcttcgcctcgcaTGTGGATCGAGGACTCTGTGGAGTTGGAGGCTCCAGTTTACAACTTTTGCGTCGCTCTGGACGACTGGGCGATGGGCGTCACACATGTCGTTCGAGGCTGCGACCATCTAATCAACACAGCCAG CCAAGTTCTGCTGCTGCGGGCACTGAACGCCAGAGTGCCTGTGTACGCCCATAGCGGCCTCCTCTGTTCTCCGGATGGCGCGAAAATCAGCAAGAGGAGCATGAGGCAACTCGACGGCGCGTCTCCGGGACGactcgagaaacgcgaatCAGGAGATCCACGGCGGGAACGAGAGGTagaagcaggaaaagaagaacgcaaaggagacaacggaTGGATGACGATTCGAGCCCACCCCATAGGCGCACTGTTCGATTTGAGActgacacacagagagacagacaaaccGAATCGCGCCGCGCATGCTAAAAGAACATGTGGAACggcagcaggcgaagaacaagaacaagaagatcaagaacaagaagaagaacaagaagaggagcagaaagaggaagaggagcgcGACAGGGGTGAATGCCGAGTGGACGAGGCGTTTGAAGAGATCGGTGGTGAACAGGAAGCTGACGAGCAAGCgggtggagacagcgaagcgcaGCAGTTTTCTCCGTACACGATTGCGGGACTACGACGAAGAGGCTTCCTGCCGGAGGctgtgcttctctttctgtctggaGCTCACGACAGAGCGACCAG GTTGTCTGAAGTGCTAAAGAGTTTTTCGATCAACGGTGTGGGGGCCTCCAATCTCGTCTACGACGAAACGCTTCTGCAGCATCTTCATTTTAAACTGATTCGTCAG GCGattgaagagagagacaactgtctcctttcccgGCACCTCGCGAGTCTCCTTCGCATGGGCCTCGCGGAGAAAAAGCTTTCGGCGAGGCAGGGAATGCCAGCGGACAACTTTGAGGCAGGCCAGCGACgagaagatgcagacgcGCAGGAGAGCGACGCCTGTGCGCTGTCTCAGTCCGTCGCAGAGGGCGTCGCTGTCGATCacaagagaggcgaggaaccgctgaaaaaggagacagaaggagacgacgagacacTCGCAACCCTCAGAACAAAGCCGGGGCAGGACGCCGAGgacaaagaaacgaaagcaagagaaagccgagaaggcagaggagaggagaggagagaaggaagcggagaggacgcagaaggcgaacagagaggcgaagagagagaagaggaagcagataatgaaggaagagaagcgccaCGAACAAGAAGttgcagagaacgagaagccgggcgagaagaagaagtagCACAGCTTCTTTCGGACCTCTTTGGAGAGTCGTTTGAAGAATCGCCGATTGCCATCTTGAAACACAGACGGCGCTCCCCATGCAGCGTGAGGCAACGCGCCCTCAGggacttttttcttctcacggcctgccttctgcttcctcatcACATGAACCCCAGAGAGCTCGTCAGCGCGGTTGCTCGGCTCATGCGGACTGCTCTGCTCACCTACTTCCCCCCTatcgagggagaggaggccgAACACAGGGACGAGCGGAGCGCGCCAGAaaggaagcaaaagagagaagaaaggtgctcagagagagagagaggacagagacgcgcAGTTCCTCCGAAGGTACTCGACAACCTCGACGCCCTcaagcgtctctctcgctatCTCCTTTCGCCTGACGCGGAGCACGCGTCGCCATCTCTCGCCAGGTCCGAAATTCTTCAAGTTGTCCAGGATATGACGGACCTCGAATTCTCGTATGGTCGTCtgtccccttcttcttcgttgtctccctCCAGCGACGCTCCTGTGGCTGCCAAAGGCGACggttctccttctgcttcttctccgtctttttcttcaagGCCCCCCAGAGTGACTGTCCAGCCGCGAGTGGAGACGGGGATCATTGCTTCAGAGACggtcgagagagagccgTTCGTCGTGTATGGTAGAAATGCCGACGAGACGAGAGCCCAGGAGAAAGGAACCTCAGAAGAACGCCAAGTGCTCGCTCAGAAGCTCTTTGATCGCTGGATCGCGAAGAGCGCCGAAGCGTGCAACATGTCGAGAAAACTGTTTCTTTATCTCCTCCGTTTCGCTCTCACCGGGGGCGAAGAAGGGCCGCCCCTTCGACAGCTG ctgctgcttctcagCCTCGCCGAGAAAGCCGGACTGAGGTCCAAGCCTTCTGCGAGTCGCCCCGCGAGGCTGTCTCCGCATcagagactgtctccttgtggagaaagagacaaacctGGAGCGGAAGAGGCGATCCAGCCTTCGCTGGAGACAGCGCaaggaaaaggcgaggacgacgcagaggaagattTACAAGTCAAAGAACAAGGACAGCGCGtcaaggaagaagcgagagtcGAGCGTTTGACTGTCGCGTACGACGAAAAGAGCAAAGACCTGAGAAGGCCGTGGCTTTCCGAgagttctttttctcttcctctctcttttgatACGTTAATGGATAGGCTACACGCCCTGAAAAACTTCGTAGAGAGGCTGAACAACATGACTGTATAA
- a CDS encoding DUF51 family protein (encoded by transcript TGME49_242000), whose protein sequence is MGKNENSNPVGRGQDEDVEDQDEEQKTKVSLACTPRNGAVSNGSLVLRAEEEMCAWAFDILIAHLEGHPKRPPPPVSVVRLKECGVSCPAFVTWMKQRKGAVGFSREDADLRGCIGSLSPIPIMELGEYVLTSALRDRRFKPISLREVPRLKCHVSLLHSYEQASHALDWTVGLHGTTISFCDDRGVKYSATYLPEIAKEMQMTQREAIASLVKKAGYTGAVTDELLDRISLTLYQSSQARLDFDSYVAKYGRYNGRKNEQGDSFDF, encoded by the exons AtggggaaaaacgagaacagTAATCCTGTAGGACGCGGTCAGGACGAAGATGTGGAAGACCAAgatgaagaacagaaaacgaaggtgtctcttgcatgcacaccgAGGAACGGGGCTGTCTCAA ATGGATCGCTGGTTCTGCGCGCCGAGGAGGAGATGTGTGCATGGGCGTTCGACATCCTGATTGCTCACCTCGAG GGCCATCCGAAGCGGCCCCCGCCTCCGGTCTCGGTCGTTCGCTTGAAGGAATGCGGAGTCTCTTGTCCTGCCTTTGTCACCTGGATGAAACAACGCAAAGGCGCGGTCGGATTTTCTCGCGAAGACGCGGACCTCCGGGGATGCATCGGTTCCCTCAGTCCTATTCCTATCATGGAACTTG GAGAGTACGTACTGACAAGTGCATTGAGAGATCGAAGATTCAAGCCGATTTCCTTGCGAGAGGTTCCCAGGCTGAAGTGccatgtttctcttctgcattcCTACGAG CAAGCATCGCATGCGCTGGACTGGACGGTCGGTCTTCACGGAACGACGATTTCTTTCTGCGACGACCGAGGAGTGAA ATACTCAGCAACCTATTTGCCGGAGATTGCAAAGGAAATGCAGATGACCCAGCGCGAGGCGATCGCATCTTTG gtgaagaaggcaggcTACACGGGAGCAGTGACAGACGAGCTTCTCGACAGAATTTCTCTCACGCTTTATCAGTCGAGTCAGGCTCGCCTGGATTTCGACTCCTACGTAGCTAAGTATGGACGCTACAACGGCCGCAAAAATGAACAGGGAGATTCCTTTGACTTttaa
- a CDS encoding hypothetical protein (encoded by transcript TGME49_241890), whose amino-acid sequence MPRGTAGAAFSGGPMTESEATAAPGCMRAIQGHWVTVYPVASPNIWEIKSEIEKEVAPCCDYVYDSSLRELHICFQSEALANSAVLLGGGAIAFSPQFSTRFCSNPDILRRRVITDFSDDWPMRWEQRYLLFKVPNLFLELCEGFCDAFCRFLFGARCQRSRRSSRREERGEERK is encoded by the exons aTGCCTCGAGGTACTGCTGGAGCTGCGTTTTCTGGAG GACCAATGACTGAGAGCGAGGCGACTGCGGCGCcaggctgcatgcgtgcgaTTCAGGGTCACTGGGTCACCGTGTAccctgtcgcttctccaaACATCTGGGAGATCAAAAGTGAAATCGAAAAAGAAGTTGCTCCCTGCTGTGATTATG TCTACGACAGTTCTCTGAGAGAGTTGCACATTTG CTTTCAATCGGAGGCTCTGGCGAACTCTGC CGTCCTTCTAGGCGGCGGTGCCATTGCGTTCAGTCCCCAGTTTTCTACTCGCTTCTGCTCAAACCCT GACATTCTTCGACGTCGAGTGATCACGGACTTCTCTGACGATTGGCCGATGCGCTGGGAGCAACGATATCTTCTGTTCAAG gtcccgaatctttttctcgagttgTGTGAGGGATTCTGCGACGCCTTCTGTCGATTTCTCTTTGGCGCCAGATGTCAACGCTCTCGGCGGTCATcccgaagagaggaacgcggcgaagaaagaaagtga